The genome window AAGTGACGCTGTAGCTTATTCATTAGCAACCTACTAATAATAAATGCAACAGCATTAATTGATAGGAGTGTGCCAATAATTGATGCTGAAAGTCCAATTGTATTTCCGTATATCGGGAAATAAAACTCGAATAGTCCGACCGCCGTTAAAATAACACCACTTGTTACAAAAACAACTCTTAAATCTGGATGAACAAGTAATTCATAAAAGCTGATTTCTACAGCGGTCGCTTTTTTATTGAAGGAAGCTTGAAGTCGCATAAATAAAAAAATGACCCCTGGCAATATAGAAATTCCCCCGAGTAGTAAATAGACATAGGAGTAGCTTGATAAGTCGATGAGTAACCCAACTAATAAAGGACCAAAAAAATTCGCAAACGATACGCTTAATGTATAGGAGGCATAGTTTTTTGTGCGCATTTTTTCTGTGCTTAACACACCGACTAGATTTTGACTGCTGACGACAGTAATAATTTGAAATAAGCCGAAAGCAAGCTGAATTATTAAAAGAGCTATTAAACTATTATTAAACAAGTAAATAGTAAGAAGTGAAAGACCACTTCCAATCATCCCAATTGCTAGAAGAAGATTGAGTGGAAGCCTGTCTGACAAGCGTCCTGCAAAAGAGGCGAGCAACATCGGAAATAATGAGCCCGCAGCAATAATTCCCCCGAGCATGAATGGACTAGCATGTAAGTGCAAGCCGTAGAGAGATGCCAATAATATATTCCCTTTTAAAGCTATTTGAAAAAGAAAAGTTAGAAAGACAACAAAGTAAAATTTCATATCCGTTCACATCCATAAACAATTTTGTTGAACAATCCTCATTTTAGTTAGCCATTTATTTAAAGTCAAGTGCTTAAAAAAGCTATTTTAGAGCACTCCATTGAATGAAATTTGCTTGAAAAAATTGCATTCACTGTTAGAACACTATGTAAAGAAAAAACACTTTGAACTATAAATTTAGAATTATTAGAAAATAGTATTGACTTAATTTAAAATATAAGATTATAATTGATTTACAAAATTGTTCAACAATATTGTTAGGGGGTAATAGAATGGCAGAAAATCCTATAGAGCATTTTGACGATATTGTTCATATCGGGCATGTGGAGCTCTTAACGCCAAAATTAAATGACAGCATTGAATTCTTTTATGAAAGCATGGGACTTGAAATTGTTAAGCGTACTGATGAAAAGGCTTACATGCGATGTTGGAATGATTACGAAAATTATTCAATCATTCTGACTCAATCTGATGAGCCGGGTGTTGGTCATACTGCCTTTAGGGTTAGAAGTCCACAGGCATTAGAACGCCGAGTGCAGGCGATTGAAGCAACAGGTATTCAAGGTGAATGGATTGACGGTGATTTTGGTCATGGTCGTGCTTACCAATATTTAGGATTGGATGGTCATTTAATGGAGCTGTATTTTGAAACTGAGAAATACAAAGCACCGGAGCATTTGAAACCAACATTAAAAAATCAGCATCAAAAATTTATCGGAAGAGGTGCAGCAGTAAAAAATTTAGACCATATTAATTTCCTGTCCTCCAATCCGGATGCCGATGGGGACTTTGCGCAACATGTTTTAGGGATGAAGTTGACGGAGCAAATTGTACTCGATAATGGTACAAGAGGTGCGGTATGGTATCGCTCTAACGCCAAATCGTATGAGCTCGTATATTCACGGGACGCTACTGGAACAAAAGGGCGCTTTCATCATTTAGCTTTATCTGTAGATACAAATGAAGGGATATGGCGTGCAGCAAATTTATTTATTGACCAAAATGTTTTTATCGAATTCGCACCAAGCAAGCATGCAATTAACCAAACTTATTTTGTCTATGTTTATGAACCTGGCGGAAATCGAATCGAGATTTGCTCTGGAGGCTATTTAGTATTAGACCCAGACTTTGAGCCGATTACATGGACGGAAGAAGACCGCAAGCGTGGGCAGGCATGGGGCAATAAAACGATTGAAACATTCCACACTTATGGTACACCTATTGTTAAAGAAAATAAGTAAGGATTTAGGAGGAAATTAACAATGATTAATTCAAACACAAATGTATTAGTAGTAAGTGCACATGCAGCAGATTTCGTATGGCGAGGGGGTGGCGCAATCGCAAAATATGCACAGTACGGAGCAAATGTACACTTGGTCGTTTTAAGCTACGGAGCACGTGGCGAATCGAATGATTTATGGAATATAGAAGGACAAACGCTTGAAAATGTAAAAGAAACCCGTAAAACTGAGCTACTCGCAGCAGCAAAATGCTTAGGGTTAACAGAGGATAAAATCGAAATTTGGGACTTCCAAGATTATCATATGGAATTTAATGAAGAAAGAATGGAGCGCTTAGTGCGAAAAATTCGTGCTGTCGAGCCACATATTATTATTTCACATGGGCCACGTGATGCATTTAATCCTGACCATGAGGCTGTTTCCAAGTTTGTTTTTGATGCATCAGTGCTATCTACATCGAATGGTGTGCGCCTTGAAGGTACAAAAACGGTGAAGCAAGCGAAAATCTTTGGATTTGAGCCGCATCAATCAGAAATTTCAAGCTTTAATCCTGATGTTATTTTAGATATTTCGGATGTATATGAGAAGAAGCAAGCCGCTATGCAATGCTTTAAAGCACAAGGACATTTAATTAGCTATTACGGCTATAAAGCGGTGCTGCGCGGCAATCATGCACGCCGCTGCTCAGGTAATAGCAGCTATAAACAAGCAGAAGCATTTTCTCGCTTCTTCCCACTCGTAGGAGAGGAGCTTCTATAATGCAAAAATATGTATTAAGAAATTTTGAAAGACCATCACAACAGCTCCTTTCTGAATATGGGAAGCTAGATGTCTCAACTGTTTATGAAGCGCAAGGAAAACAGGGATTAGTAAATCCAAATATTAAGCCTATTCAATCGAATAAGATGATTGTTGGACCAGCGGTGACGGTTATTTGTCCAGCAGGTGATAATTTAATGATTCATGCTGCAATTGAAGTTTGTCAGCCGGGCGATATTTTAGTAATTACAACGGAGGGCAATGGGATTGCAGGGATGATTGGAGAATTAATTGTAACGGCACTTATGAAAAAGGGCGTACAAGGTGTCATTATGGATGGTGGTATTCGAGATGTGCGCCAAATTCGAGAACTAGGTTTCCCAGTTTGGACAAAAGAAGTATTGTCTCAAGGAACTAATAAAATTAAAGGCGGCTGGGTAAATGCACCAGCAGTGTGTGGAGGAGCTATTATTACAGCAGGTGATATTGTTATGGCAGACGATGACGGTATCGTCGTTGTAAAAAAAGAGGATTTTGAAAAAACACTTCAGCTTTCCAATGCTCGTTTACAGAAGGAATCTGATACAATTGCCAAAATTGAAAGTGGGCAAATAAGCTTAGATTTTTACAATTTACGCTCTGTTTTGGAGGCTGAGGGAGTTGTTTACTATGAAACAGAAGCGGAGGTGCAGCAAAATGGCAAAGCGTGAGGTTCTTCATATTTCAGGGTCAAGGCATGACAATCCAATACCTGTTGCTGTGAGAGTTGGAAATATGGTATATTCGTCAGCCATCATTGGCTCAGACCCAGAAACAGGCATAGTGCCAGAGGATATAGATGAGGAAATTCGTAATCTATTTCACTATTTACGTGAAATTATGAAGGCTGCGGGGGGAACTACGGATGACATTGCTCATCTAAGTGTGTATATGGTTGACCGTAAATATAAAGATAACGTAAACGTCGAGTGGTTGAAAATGTTTCCAAATGAAAACAATCGACCTGCTAGACATACAACAGAAAAAAGCTTAAAAAAAGGTTTGCGTATTCAATTTGAAATGACGGCAGTACTTTAAAAATTGTGTGGATTAAAAAATGTTTGCAAAAACAAAGGGGGCACATTATGAAAAAATGGTTGTTAATATTAGGGTTATCATTACTGACGGTTGTATTAGGGGCGTGTGGGGATAATAAAGAAGATTCCTCATCAAATATAAATACAGAATCGGCAGCAGGACAAACGTATAAATTTAAGTTAGGACATGAGGCGACAGAAGCCCATATTAAATATAGTGTGGCAGAAAGATTTGCAGAAAAATTAGAGGAGAATTCAGATGGCCGTATGACGGTTGACATTTATCCTGCTAACCAGCTTGGGAAAGAAGCAGATATGCAACAGCAAGTAGAATCAGGCACATTGGATTTTGCTATTTTAAGTAATGGGACAATGTCTAGTATTTCAGAATCTTTAAACGGCTGGTTTATGCCCTTTCTTTTCGATGATTTACAGGCAGCGGCAGATGCAGCAAATAGCGAGCCTGCTAAGCAGATGATGAAAGATTTAGAAGTAAAAAACATGGTTGGCTACGGACTGTTTTTTGCGGGGCAACGGCATATTTTATCTGAAAAGCCATTAGAAAGTGTTAGCGATTTTAAAGGCTTAAAAATCCGAATTCCAGGAAGCCCTGTTTTTGAGTCATATTATAAAACAATTAATGCAGGACCAACTTCCATGCCTTTACCAGAAGTATATACATCATTATCAACAGGCGTTATTAATGCAGTGGATACAGATTTTAATGCCGCAGTTTCACAAAAATTTTATGAAGCGGCTGATATTTTAACTTTATCAGGACATATTGTGTTTCCTGAAATTGTTATTGGCTCTAAAGGAACAGTTGATAAATTAAGTGATGAAGACCGCCAAATTATTGCGGACACATGGGCCTCTGTCATTGAGTGGGGCGTAACAGAGGGAATTGCAAAAGATAACTCGCTGTTAGAGGAGTTAAAAACACTTGGTGTAACTGTAAATGAGCTTGAAAATGTAGATGAATTTAAAAGTTTAAGTGAATCTGTATACGGTCAATTTTCTTCGAACGCGACAATTAAAGATTTCATCGATGCAAACAAATAACAAATTGGCTGTCCATTAAGCCCTGTTTGAAAATAAATAGAAGGCGGTTGTCTAAAAAGATTGAGGTCTTTCTAATGCAACCGAAAATGTAGTTTTACTAGATGTTTGTCCGAAAAGAATGGACCTTTCCGGACAGCTCTAGCTTGGTAGTAGCATATATTGTTAGTTACTAACCTCGGCATAAGGAGCCGTCTTAAAATGATTTTGCAGACGGCTTTTTCCTTTTTCTATTTTTAAATTGGTCTAATTGGATATCTAAGTACTAAGGGGGAGCCATATGAAAATAATTTCCGTTATAAGCGACGCTTTATATAAAATGGAAAGAATTTTGGCTGTTATTTTAATGGCAACAATGTTATGCAGTATAGCACTTGGTGTAGCTTTTCGCTATATTTTTGATAATCCGCTTACTTGGTCTGATGAGTTAGCGATATATATGTTAATTTGGTTAACATTTGTTGGGGGAAGCATGAGCATTAAAACGATGAGAGCCTCAAGCTTGGAGCTGGTGTTCGATAGATTAAGCATAGGATGGCAACGTATTTTCATCATCGTGGGCTATGCGACTGTCATTATTTTTGCTGGAATTGTTGCTTATATGGCTATTCAATGGCTGACAAATCCATCTATCAAAACGCAAATATCGCCGGGGCTGAAAATATCGATGTTTTTACCTTATTTAGCAGTACCCTTTGGACTTGTGTGCTTATTGATCCATGCATTTAATCACCTAATTAAAGGATTCAGCTATACGAGTAATAAATCAATTGACTCTGGGGGAGGTGAGGCAGAATGACATGGACGTTTCTAGCATTCTTTATTTTACTTATTATGCGAGTACCTATTGCAATAGTGCTTGGTATTATTAGCTTAGTTTATATTTTTACAACAGGGCAA of Metasolibacillus fluoroglycofenilyticus contains these proteins:
- a CDS encoding TRAP transporter substrate-binding protein; its protein translation is MKKWLLILGLSLLTVVLGACGDNKEDSSSNINTESAAGQTYKFKLGHEATEAHIKYSVAERFAEKLEENSDGRMTVDIYPANQLGKEADMQQQVESGTLDFAILSNGTMSSISESLNGWFMPFLFDDLQAAADAANSEPAKQMMKDLEVKNMVGYGLFFAGQRHILSEKPLESVSDFKGLKIRIPGSPVFESYYKTINAGPTSMPLPEVYTSLSTGVINAVDTDFNAAVSQKFYEAADILTLSGHIVFPEIVIGSKGTVDKLSDEDRQIIADTWASVIEWGVTEGIAKDNSLLEELKTLGVTVNELENVDEFKSLSESVYGQFSSNATIKDFIDANK
- a CDS encoding RidA family protein, which gives rise to MAKREVLHISGSRHDNPIPVAVRVGNMVYSSAIIGSDPETGIVPEDIDEEIRNLFHYLREIMKAAGGTTDDIAHLSVYMVDRKYKDNVNVEWLKMFPNENNRPARHTTEKSLKKGLRIQFEMTAVL
- a CDS encoding TRAP transporter small permease, with the translated sequence MKIISVISDALYKMERILAVILMATMLCSIALGVAFRYIFDNPLTWSDELAIYMLIWLTFVGGSMSIKTMRASSLELVFDRLSIGWQRIFIIVGYATVIIFAGIVAYMAIQWLTNPSIKTQISPGLKISMFLPYLAVPFGLVCLLIHAFNHLIKGFSYTSNKSIDSGGGEAE
- a CDS encoding VOC family protein; the encoded protein is MAENPIEHFDDIVHIGHVELLTPKLNDSIEFFYESMGLEIVKRTDEKAYMRCWNDYENYSIILTQSDEPGVGHTAFRVRSPQALERRVQAIEATGIQGEWIDGDFGHGRAYQYLGLDGHLMELYFETEKYKAPEHLKPTLKNQHQKFIGRGAAVKNLDHINFLSSNPDADGDFAQHVLGMKLTEQIVLDNGTRGAVWYRSNAKSYELVYSRDATGTKGRFHHLALSVDTNEGIWRAANLFIDQNVFIEFAPSKHAINQTYFVYVYEPGGNRIEICSGGYLVLDPDFEPITWTEEDRKRGQAWGNKTIETFHTYGTPIVKENK
- a CDS encoding MFS transporter, which codes for MKFYFVVFLTFLFQIALKGNILLASLYGLHLHASPFMLGGIIAAGSLFPMLLASFAGRLSDRLPLNLLLAIGMIGSGLSLLTIYLFNNSLIALLIIQLAFGLFQIITVVSSQNLVGVLSTEKMRTKNYASYTLSVSFANFFGPLLVGLLIDLSSYSYVYLLLGGISILPGVIFLFMRLQASFNKKATAVEISFYELLVHPDLRVVFVTSGVILTAVGLFEFYFPIYGNTIGLSASIIGTLLSINAVAFIISRLLMNKLQRHFSPEQIIGGCLIIAGSAFFLLPFMTAIPLLAVISFIMGIGLGCCQPLSIVMAYNNAPAGHTGEVLGIRLTVNKAVQFAVPIIFGSINFLGFFPIFWMNTLLLLFSGKSLLKDNSK
- a CDS encoding PIG-L deacetylase family protein, whose protein sequence is MINSNTNVLVVSAHAADFVWRGGGAIAKYAQYGANVHLVVLSYGARGESNDLWNIEGQTLENVKETRKTELLAAAKCLGLTEDKIEIWDFQDYHMEFNEERMERLVRKIRAVEPHIIISHGPRDAFNPDHEAVSKFVFDASVLSTSNGVRLEGTKTVKQAKIFGFEPHQSEISSFNPDVILDISDVYEKKQAAMQCFKAQGHLISYYGYKAVLRGNHARRCSGNSSYKQAEAFSRFFPLVGEELL
- a CDS encoding 4-carboxy-4-hydroxy-2-oxoadipate aldolase/oxaloacetate decarboxylase — encoded protein: MQKYVLRNFERPSQQLLSEYGKLDVSTVYEAQGKQGLVNPNIKPIQSNKMIVGPAVTVICPAGDNLMIHAAIEVCQPGDILVITTEGNGIAGMIGELIVTALMKKGVQGVIMDGGIRDVRQIRELGFPVWTKEVLSQGTNKIKGGWVNAPAVCGGAIITAGDIVMADDDGIVVVKKEDFEKTLQLSNARLQKESDTIAKIESGQISLDFYNLRSVLEAEGVVYYETEAEVQQNGKA